From one Deinococcus aetherius genomic stretch:
- a CDS encoding ABC transporter substrate-binding protein: protein MKRTLALLSLTALLASPALAQSGELRLIAQASEQGNPTMQALVNAFMKKYPNVKVRTEFFPIGTGYPQVLRTQLQGGNAPDLFYVTAGSGGQVSVLPFLDAGYVADLSKRPWAKTVIPTASRGLYWKGNQLAAVPLGMTPIAAVYNADLLGQLGVSIPRTMPELLKTCQVIRSKGKSMFALAGANPQNAGLLAATLAENYVLGSDPQWNAKRAAGKVTFAGTAGWKKALQTLLDMQKAGCFIPGVEGADLPQAAPAMASGQALAFVIPTGAISALKSINPKLNLGAFVLPGPTAASTVLAVSPTDAIAVSKNSKNLPAALAFADFIATGGGSELYTKATGDISTQQAATGKNLPPELAGIAPALTRKNRVFPLIQIEWSNPQVYTTLGEGVQGLLTGQLTVDALLARMDAAWNRK from the coding sequence ATGAAGCGCACCCTCGCCCTGCTGTCCCTGACGGCCCTGCTCGCCTCGCCCGCCCTCGCCCAGAGCGGCGAACTGCGCCTGATCGCCCAGGCGAGCGAACAGGGCAACCCCACCATGCAGGCCCTGGTGAACGCCTTCATGAAGAAGTACCCCAACGTGAAGGTGAGGACCGAGTTCTTCCCCATCGGCACCGGGTACCCGCAGGTGCTGCGCACCCAGCTTCAGGGCGGGAACGCGCCCGACCTCTTCTACGTCACGGCGGGGTCGGGTGGGCAGGTCTCCGTGCTGCCCTTCCTGGACGCGGGTTACGTCGCCGACCTGAGCAAGCGCCCCTGGGCGAAGACGGTCATTCCCACCGCCTCCCGGGGCCTGTACTGGAAGGGCAACCAGCTCGCCGCCGTGCCGCTGGGGATGACCCCCATCGCCGCCGTCTACAACGCCGACCTGCTGGGGCAACTGGGCGTGAGCATCCCCAGGACGATGCCGGAACTCCTCAAGACCTGCCAGGTTATCCGCAGCAAGGGCAAGAGCATGTTCGCGCTGGCGGGCGCCAACCCGCAGAACGCGGGCCTGCTGGCGGCCACCCTGGCCGAGAACTACGTGCTGGGCAGCGATCCGCAGTGGAACGCCAAGCGCGCGGCGGGCAAGGTGACCTTCGCCGGGACGGCGGGCTGGAAAAAGGCCTTGCAAACGCTGCTCGACATGCAGAAGGCGGGCTGCTTCATCCCCGGCGTCGAGGGCGCGGACCTGCCCCAGGCAGCCCCGGCGATGGCAAGCGGCCAGGCCCTCGCCTTCGTGATTCCGACCGGCGCCATCTCGGCCCTCAAGAGCATCAACCCGAAGCTCAACCTGGGCGCCTTCGTACTGCCCGGCCCGACCGCCGCGAGCACCGTCCTCGCCGTCTCGCCGACGGACGCCATCGCGGTGTCCAAGAACTCGAAGAACCTCCCGGCGGCGCTGGCCTTCGCGGACTTCATCGCCACGGGCGGGGGCTCGGAACTCTACACCAAGGCGACCGGGGACATCTCCACCCAGCAGGCGGCGACGGGCAAGAATCTGCCTCCCGAACTCGCGGGCATCGCCCCGGCATTGACGCGCAAGAACCGCGTCTTCCCGCTCATCCAGATCGAGTGGAGCAACCCGCAGGTCTACACCACCCTCGGCGAGGGCGTTCAGGGCCTGCTGACCGGGCAGCTCACCGTGGACGCGCTGCTGGCCCGCATGGACGCGGCCTGGAACCGGAAGTGA
- a CDS encoding carbohydrate ABC transporter permease — protein sequence MTSQNSRNVLGVVRPSGERKRPNPPRHVPPWAWAVPAVLLVFLARYVAAVAGGWYAFTDWNGLTPTANFTGLANFRQIFTDEGARGALLNTVKFAACFVVLTNLVGLFLAVALNQHLKTRYLLRTVFFAPVVMSQLATAFIWRFLFDYSGPVNGVLGALGLESLKKTWLANPTWSFWAVVVVLVWQFSGLAMVILLAGLQGIPQEVEEAAEIDGASSWQRLVRVTLPLLAPALAISIQLSVISGLAIFDTVMALTNGGPLGATETLATQVYKQTFVFGRYGYGTALALLLTILIVAAALIQQLTTRATERRNA from the coding sequence GTGACCAGCCAAAACTCCCGTAACGTTCTAGGGGTGGTTCGGCCCTCAGGCGAGCGCAAACGCCCGAACCCGCCCCGCCACGTGCCACCGTGGGCCTGGGCCGTCCCGGCGGTCCTCCTGGTGTTCCTGGCCCGTTACGTCGCGGCGGTCGCGGGCGGCTGGTACGCCTTCACCGACTGGAACGGGCTGACGCCGACCGCCAACTTCACCGGCCTGGCGAACTTCCGCCAGATCTTCACCGACGAGGGGGCGCGCGGCGCCCTCCTGAACACGGTCAAGTTCGCCGCCTGCTTCGTCGTGCTCACCAATCTGGTCGGGCTGTTCCTGGCGGTGGCGCTCAACCAGCACCTCAAAACCCGTTACCTCCTCCGCACGGTCTTCTTCGCCCCGGTGGTCATGAGCCAACTCGCCACCGCCTTCATCTGGCGCTTCCTCTTCGACTACTCCGGGCCGGTCAACGGGGTCCTGGGGGCGCTGGGATTGGAGTCCCTCAAGAAGACCTGGCTCGCCAACCCCACCTGGTCCTTCTGGGCGGTCGTCGTGGTGCTGGTGTGGCAGTTCTCCGGCCTGGCGATGGTGATTCTCCTCGCGGGTCTCCAGGGCATCCCGCAGGAGGTCGAGGAGGCGGCCGAGATCGACGGGGCGTCCTCCTGGCAGCGCCTCGTCCGTGTGACGCTGCCGCTGCTCGCCCCCGCCCTCGCCATCAGCATCCAGCTCTCGGTGATCTCCGGGCTGGCGATCTTCGACACGGTGATGGCCCTGACGAACGGCGGGCCGCTGGGGGCGACCGAGACGCTGGCGACCCAGGTGTACAAGCAGACCTTCGTGTTCGGCCGCTACGGCTACGGGACGGCGCTCGCCCTGCTGCTGACCATCCTGATCGTCGCCGCCGCCCTGATCCAGCAACTCACCACCCGCGCGACCGAACGGAGGAACGCATGA